The genome window GGGTTGGTTCTGCGTCTCTGATGTTGAAAGACAAGTGAATGTTAGGTTACGTATAGAGGTGCGGGGATTGTCCTAAGTTATACCAGTCATCGTATGGATGAAGCCCAGGTGTTGACCTGATAAACGTGAGGGGTTGCCATGCTTCCATCATCCCCTGCATGGAATATCATTGGAAACCGATGGATCGCTCGATCTTGGCCGAGTTCATTTGTACCTCAGTGTCGCCGACACTGGTTGAAAGGGCAGTAACACCAAATTCTGGGACCGCTAGAGGCTTGGGCCATGGATGGCTGGCCGTTGGATTGGTTGGCGATTGATCCGAGGACAGCCTCGCCGAGGCCGAAAAGACTCCTTACTCCATCATGATTCGTTCCCATACCCAAAAGCTATGATCCTTACTCGAGGCCAAGGATGCGAAGTAGGCCATGCATGCTCATATATCGGTGGGAGCTTATACCGCAAGATACTCAAAACCACGTCCACGTGAGACGTCAATGCAGGCCAGAAGCAGTATCAACCTTGGATATTTGCTACTATGTGTACCTAGGTACGTCTAACTCGATGTGACAAGCATACAGCAGGCACCAATGCATGAGAGTTGGTGCTAATTACTGAGATCTCTAATAAACCGATTCTTGTGTGACGGACAACCATCTCCGTGAGTGgagcagtacggagtagtcccAGAATGAATTCGGAAATCCTTGGCTGCCAGAGTCATTCACTGCCACATTGCCAATGTTCTCGGCGCTTGGAGATCGAATAGTAACAGTGGGGAAGTGCTTCTAATTCAGATATTCCCAGTAAAATGACCCGAACATGGAAGAATGACACTGGTCATTTGGCAGCTGGAGTAGAGAGCTTGGAACGATGCAGTAAGTCAcatgatacggagtagttctGCTTGGTATGACTCAAAAGAATGGCAGCGCATTCAATCTGATTCCTTTTCACTTCGTATGAATGCTGCAGGTTAGTGCTGCAGTATCGATAGGAAAATACAACAGAGTAGGCCGCCAGTAATCATGTGTCCTCTTGAGCTCAGGAGTGGCAGATACGGTAGGAATCATTGGGCCGGACCGCCGTCTGTTACTACCTGAATCATGCATAAACAAGAAATAAAGCTGCACAAGACAAGATATAGACATGTTAGGTGTATTATACCTCTCTCTAGAGGCATGTGTGTTGTTCCCTGCCATGCGTAGGTGCCATATCCAAGTACTCAGTCCTTGAAGTGGAGTGGGCCAGTGATGTAGCCAGATCAGCCAATCGGGAAAAAGCCCGCATTGTTCAACCTTTCCATGCTGCCAAAATTTCCAGGCTGAGGACTGTCGCTCTGTCTCTCCCTGCCCATAgcagcttcttctttgaCGACAACCCCCCCGTCGATTATCCGCTTTTCCGAGAGACCTGGTGCTCTTCCCTGGTCTTTCTTTAGGTGTTCAGCTTGTTTCCGACCGGGAATCATCGCAAGGTACAATGGTTGGGCCAACCGCCTCCCTTACTCCTCTAAAACGCGCCGACGGATCGGCATCCTACAAATGTCCTTCATCGGGGTTCGACATCCTGGGTTCCGTAAATGCTCCTGTCGAGCTGCCTGGCCGCCGCGATGCATTGAAGCCTGAAGAGGCGACTATCGAAGTTTTTGTGAAGCCTGGGACCACTCctggtggtgttggtgaaAGATATGTGGAGGGAATCCTGAAAACTATGCTGGGGAGGTTGATTCTGGGACGAGAGAAGGgatatcctcgtcgaggCGTTGTCCTTACATTGGCAATTGTGGGTGGTGAGAGCGTCTGTCGGGGAGATTCGGTGAGTGTCTATTCTCAATCGTAGTGGAATCTTATTGCTTAGGCGAAAGTGGGCATGGCTGACTTTGCCTGGACTCAACAGTATCTgactcttcttcctgctcttctccaTGCTTCGCTTCTGGCTCTAATCTCAGCTTCTGTTCCCCTATCGATGACCTTTGCTGCATCCATCCTGGCAGTCACATCGTCGGGAGATATTATccgccagccttctgttAGCCAAGCGGCAGCCGCGAAATCTCTTCACGTTCTGgcattctccagcaaggGCCATCTACTTCTGAACGAAAGCCAGGGAACATTCGACTTCGCTACATGGGAAAAAGTTCATCAGCATGCCTCCGCAATCTGTCGCGGCACGTTGGCCGGCAACGCCGATGACGATGTCAGTAtgggggaagagggaggtGAACAAGGGTTGGAGAAATTTATGCGGGAGACTATTGAGGACAAAGTCTACCAGGATTATGCTTGGAAGATTGATGCGGCGTGATGTTGGGGCTAGGGTGATCACAGCTGCATGAACACATTGATAGCACATAGGTGCTATTTCGGGATGCACCTTCAAGCCATGGCTTCCCGCGCATTCGGCAACGTCAGATTCGCTCTTTTGGCATGACCCGAGTGCATTTGGGCGTCCGCACTATTGCCAGGCGCATCCTAGGGCCCTGCCATTGGTGCGCACAGGCGTTTTGCTCTCCGGAGTCGCCATGTTTTATGGGTTCTTCCATGAGGCCATACCACACGACACGCTAATCTAGCCCCCGGCTCTAAGTTTCTGGCCTCGATGTGCTATCACGCTGTTGAGTCCTGCTAGACTATCTCTGCCCATTGCTGGGGATATCCGTTGTGACACTGAAGTTCTAAATATGGATCACCAATTGGAGGAAGCAACTCCCCCAACCTGCAGAAGTAGGACTGATTTAGCCAGTTATACAATCTAATCTATACAATACTTGACCTTATTGGCACGATGCTTCTCCCTTCACGCTCCCGCGTCTGCTCAATGGCTGTCCCCTCCCACTGCCGAGACCAAAACCTTCATGTTAGAGAGAGCCAGTCCTATCCCAAGAAACACGTAGCACTTCTTAGGGCAGCAAGATGATGATATGCATGCCATCGGAAAGAATGCTGCTTTTACCTTGTTCTGAAGATGCAAAACCACATGCATTAGAATGATTTGTGATCGGTTtgaaatgatgatgaaagatTACGGACCATGGAAGCAGATCGAAATGCTGACTGGGCTGCCATAATTTGCCGGACATTCTTGACTCGCGTTCCCTggctgaggaagaggccaAACCCCGTTACATCCGAACCCGGCTGCCGCGGCTGCTCCACGTTCTCCAGTATGTGTACACTACGGAGCACAGTCGGCCCTTTTCCGCCGTCTATGTTGGCCATCTTGCCTTTTTTTGTCCATCTTTCGCTGGAAATAACAATAAATCCGCCGTATGTCTGAGAGACACAGCAATCCCCCCCCCACCCCCCAAGTCAATGGAATAATCACAAATTCCCCCTTCCAAGGCAGTCGGCCCTACACCTCCGCTAATTCATTCGCGGGCTTTATCATCGCTcatggcttcctcttcttcaagcCATGGCCCCCTGAAACCCCAGTCCGACACCCTTCCCTCTGAATGCTCAGCTCTcttgtcatcttcatcaccgccGCTCTCCTCGGCAACCCCGCTATCAGATCCAACTTCTCCAGACTCTTGTCCCTTGACGTCCACCACTGTCGGTGTATCACTCCTTCGGGATTATGCCAGTCATATAGATCCTTCTCAGTCGACAAATGATCTTCATGTGAACCAATCCACCTCCGGGCTGTCCAACAGTAGGGCCAACGTGCCGCAGAAGCTTGAGCTTCACCAGCAGGAAGCGCCGCCCGTCGCCTCGTTACCGACGTCCCCTTTCCTCTCATTCCGCACTGCGGGCCCCTTGGGTTCGCAGCATCGCAAGAACGCATCGTCAAGCGACCTTATACCCCGACAGACGATCATGAAGGCCCTGGCGTCGCGACCGTCGCTGTGCACCAATCCGAATTCCAATGCGCCGCTGGCGGCGTCTCTCGGATTACTAGCTACAAGCCCCACCTCGAGCTCTTCAGCGGAGACGGAGCAGCAACGGTCCAGCAACTCGTCGTCACAGAAGCTTTCGGCGGCTCTTTCGAACCTACAGCTGGGCAAATACCTGGAAAGGTCGCCCTCAACGGCGCAACTGGTCCTGCAATCGCCATGCTTTTTCCATCGACGGTTCGACGATGCCGTCAACATTCAGAAGGTGCTGGAGGAAATATCCGACGATGAGTGGTTGTCGCATTCGCGGCTGGTACAAACTGCAACCGGAGTGCGGGAGGTGTCGAAGCAGCTTCAAAGGCGGCCGATCAAACGGGCAGTGAAAAATGTGATGATTGTGACAAAGGCGCGTGATAACCGTTTGGTGTACCTGACGCGAGAGCTAGCCGAGTGGCTTCTCTCGACCCCGCGATATGGGAGCGACCTGGGGGTGAATGTATGGGTCGATTCTAAACTACGGAATTCCAAGCGATTCGACGCCGCCGGACTGCTGCAATCTGAGCCGCGATTTGAGCAGATGTTGCATTATTGGACTCCGGATCTCTGTTGGGCCGCTCCGGAGAAGTTTGATCTTGTCCTTACGCTAGGCGGGGATGGTACGGTTCTCTTCACGTCGTGGCTTTTCCAGCGGATCGTTCCGCCGGTGCTCTGCTTCTCACTGGGAAGCCTGGGCTTTCTGACGAATTTCGAGTTTGAGAACTACAAGTCCCATTTGAATGATGTCATGGGAGATGTTGGTATGCGGGTCAACCTTAGAATGCGGTTCACCTGCACGGTCTTCCGCAAAGACCGAAGCAAAGGGGCAGAAGCAGGTGCagtcgaagaaggagagcagTTCGAGGTCCTGAACGAGTTAGTCATCGACCGGGGGCCTTCACCTTATGTGTCAAATCTTGAGCTGTACGCCGACAATGATCTCTTGACCGTTGTTCAGGCGGACGGCTGCATCTTCTCCACGCCAACTGGTAAGTTCTCTGCACTTGGCTCAGATGGTCTACAAATCCGCTAACGCACTGGTTAGGCTCGACGGCATACTCTCTGTCTGCAGGTGGCTCTCTTATTCATCCTTCTATTCCGGGCATTCTCCTTACTCCTATCTGCCCCCATACGCTGTCTTTCCGTCCAATGGTATTGTCAGACTCGCTGTTGCTCCGTATCGCCGTTCCGACGGGATCCCGCTCCAGTGCCTATTGTTCATTTGATGGCAAGGGACGCGTTGAACTTCGTCAAGGGGACTATGTGACTGTTGAAGCCAGCCAGTACCCCTTTCCTACCGTGGTCTCGGGGAGCGGGGAATGGTTTGAAAGTGTGCAGCGGGCGCTGCGCTGGAACACCCGCGGAGCCGTTCAGAAAAGCTGGAATCGCGATGGGACTGATGATATAtctgcggacgaggaggaggaggaatgggACATTGATACCGATGCCGGTCTGGTTGGCACCGATAGCGGTCTTGGGCCCAGCGAGGACGGTGACTCGGGGACTACCAGTCCGATGAAGCGACAGATGAGCCTGCTCAATATGTAGCTGGCTCCGGCGGCGTTTGTATATTCTCGCTTTCTCTTTATTCGTTGTATTCGTGTTACACTTTACTGCAGTGCTCTCCGCGAGACATTGCGGATTCATCATGGGACTGGCGTTGGTTATATATTTGTTCACGGGATATGGGACATTCACTTTGCTCGAGAACATGGCATAGACTTTCAGGGATGATGCTTGTGCGGCCATAGACTATTTTTGTTCGAGGCACAAAGGTGTGACTAAGATTGAATCTCTGTTGCTCCTTTGGTGTTACAATACTCGTTTGTCTGAGGACACTTCCTGTTTTTGTTCAAGCAGCGAAAATGCTGTGGTGCCATTGATCTACTAGAGAAAGGGGACCCTCTATGGTCCGTCTAGACAATATCTCTCCATACACTGACGATGTCATGTGCAACCCAATTTCCAATCTTTCAGTCGGACGTAGAGCATATTTGTATAAGATATACGGGACGTCTAACCAAGCATCATACCATCATATTATATATACACACTTACCAATCACAACACTCCGCCAAAAGCGACGCAAGCTCCTCCAACCACTTCttatcctcctcgtcgaacCCAGCCGGCTCCGTACAATCAACGTCGATGATCGCAACCGTCTACCGCGCATCAGCAACACAACGCAACACAGCTTCCACCAAAGAAAGCAAACTCACCTCCCCGCCAACAAGAATCGGCACCACAATCTCACTCCGACTACTCGCGTCACAGGCAATATGTCCCGGGAAACTCAACACATCCGGCACAATCACCGTCTCGCGCTTCTCCGCTGCGGTGCCACACACGCCGCGCCCGAAGCGGATCTCCTGGCAAGCAGGGCGGCCCTGGAATGGGCCTAGCAGCAGGAGGTTATTGGTGCTGTTGCTTCGTGTGTTCTGGGAACCGAGCGCGGGGAATTTATCCTGGCGGATGTAGAAGCCAGCCCAGTTtacggaggaggagggggatgGGAGGGCGGCGTAGGCGTGCCAGAGGAGGGAGGCGATATTGGAGAAGTTGCTGGGTTGAGCTGTTAGGAGAGGATCAAGGTCTTTATGTGCTTGGTTGCGTCGGCAGGGAGGCGGGTGATTACCTGACCTGTACTTGTGTGAGTAATGTAAAtggagggaagggaagggggATACTTACCCAATTGCGCTGGCCTGTTACTAGGCCTTTGGCTTGTTCGAGGACTTGTGCGTATACCTCTGCCTTGGTGGGTTCTTGGGAGGTTGAGAAGTAGGAGGAGTCGGCGTGAGGCTGGTTTGTGGTATGGTCAGCGCATCCTGAATGGGTGGTCGGTAGGGTATCAACAGGGAGAGCGATGCGCACCATGATGGGCGTTGAGGTCTATCAGATTCGTATTTACAACGCGCAATAATTGTGTAGGTGTGGTGCTGATCTGAGAGAATTGGAGAAGACTcggagaaaaaagaaagatagcAGCAGGTGTGGGGGTTGTTGGTGCTTATCGATAAGGCATTCGCTGACGGAATCGACGCGAAAATGAGCGTCATCGGGACGGCCAACTGCGAGGGTTCACCAACACGTCTCGGCATACTTGAGTATAGGTGGGAGAAAGGCAGAGTAGCGTACGCACCTGAGAGGTGACAAATTGTGGGTACTGTATTGCCATAAACACTGTGTGCCTGGGGAAGATTGGCCACCAGACATATCTAGTTCAGCCTTGTCCCATTGCTCATCTGTCATTGATGTATAACGACCACAGTAATGACTGAATTGCTCCGGAATCGAACCGGAGAGTAACCAGGAGTATAGCGTTTCACTCCCACCAGCCTGTTCATCTAGCCATTGGAGAAGACTTGTTATCTGCTCAAACAGGCCGTCGTTGTACATCCATACTATATTGCACACCAAAGATCTCTGTTGAAAGGAGTACTCGTACATCGTCTAGTGGTATTGAATTTTTTCATAAGATAGCTCAGGAAGTAGAAACGGACGTAAGGGGAAGTAAGCAGTAGACACATTTGAGGTATTTTCATACTTCTCCTAATTCAACAGGAACATGGGACCAGAAATCCTGACCAGTAAGTCGTCAAGCCAACTACTCGACAGGCTGAAAGCGACAATGTATGGGAGTTTTCCCCGTATACGCGTCTGGTACACATCCTCACAGCCTCTGACTATATACTCAATCCTTTCCTGATAGCAGTCAGAATAGTTCACACCATGGACCCAACTACAGCGTCTCGAGGTGAGCCTTGAACGGAGCACATGGCAACAAATTAACCACTCTCTGCATTAAGGGACCGAACCACAGAGtcttcctccgccagcttgTGAGGAGGTATTGCTGAGTTCCTCTGCATGGTTGGTTTTGTACACTGAGATAGTCCATGGTACGGGTGCTCGCGAGGTACACCGTACAACCACGGGAATCGCTGGGCCAGGAGCTTGCGACTCGCAAGCTGCTTTAATTTTTTAAAATGATTGGGTCTGATGTGATTGACGTGTGGCCTAGGTATGCCACAACTGAAAAAAACGACTAGGTAGTCTTGTAGTAGGGGAGGGTGCTTGCTTGATGGTTGCTACTCCTGCTGAAATATAGTATATAAGAGACAACTGTGTCCACTTCCACTTCCGGCATGGTCTGCCAACAGAAGGCGTTGGGTTCTGTAGATTCTTATCAAGACAGATATATATACTCTGCACCGCAATTACTTCTTCTCTACCTCTGCCTCCGATTGAGCCACCTCCTCTCGTCCATGCAACACGCTCATGCCGCCCGGTCCAGTGAAGTGTTTCTGGCCGGTAGTAAACCAGGTAACCAGACTGATCAGCGCAACAACGCCAATCGCGGCTGAAGTATAGTTCATAGAGTCTCTATTAACGGGGTATTGCGTCGGTAAATTGAAAGTGATGGATGCGAAGAGCAGAAACAGAAGCCCCAGGACATTGAGGGTGATGGAGATCCAAGGTGGCAGGGAAAAAGGTcccttc of Aspergillus fumigatus Af293 chromosome 2, whole genome shotgun sequence contains these proteins:
- a CDS encoding putative NAD+ kinase Utr1, whose translation is MASSSSSHGPLKPQSDTLPSECSALLSSSSPPLSSATPLSDPTSPDSCPLTSTTVGVSLLRDYASHIDPSQSTNDLHVNQSTSGLSNSRANVPQKLELHQQEAPPVASLPTSPFLSFRTAGPLGSQHRKNASSSDLIPRQTIMKALASRPSLCTNPNSNAPLAASLGLLATSPTSSSSAETEQQRSSNSSSQKLSAALSNLQLGKYLERSPSTAQLVLQSPCFFHRRFDDAVNIQKVLEEISDDEWLSHSRLVQTATGVREVSKQLQRRPIKRAVKNVMIVTKARDNRLVYLTRELAEWLLSTPRYGSDLGVNVWVDSKLRNSKRFDAAGLLQSEPRFEQMLHYWTPDLCWAAPEKFDLVLTLGGDGTVLFTSWLFQRIVPPVLCFSLGSLGFLTNFEFENYKSHLNDVMGDVGMRVNLRMRFTCTVFRKDRSKGAEAGAVEEGEQFEVLNELVIDRGPSPYVSNLELYADNDLLTVVQADGCIFSTPTGSTAYSLSAGGSLIHPSIPGILLTPICPHTLSFRPMVLSDSLLLRIAVPTGSRSSAYCSFDGKGRVELRQGDYVTVEASQYPFPTVVSGSGEWFESVQRALRWNTRGAVQKSWNRDGTDDISADEEEEEWDIDTDAGLVGTDSGLGPSEDGDSGTTSPMKRQMSLLNM
- a CDS encoding GAF domain-containing protein, yielding MPHADSSYFSTSQEPTKAEVYAQVLEQAKGLVTGQRNWVSNFSNIASLLWHAYAALPSPSSSVNWAGFYIRQDKFPALGSQNTRSNSTNNLLLLGPFQGRPACQEIRFGRGVCGTAAEKRETVIVPDVLSFPGHIACDASSRSEIVVPILVGGETVAIIDVDCTEPAGFDEEDKKWLEELASLLAECCDW
- a CDS encoding putative exosome complex subunit Rrp46; this encodes MVGPTASLTPLKRADGSASYKCPSSGFDILGSVNAPVELPGRRDALKPEEATIEVFVKPGTTPGGVGERYVEGILKTMLGRLILGREKGYPRRGVVLTLAIVGGESVCRGDSYLTLLPALLHASLLALISASVPLSMTFAASILAVTSSGDIIRQPSVSQAAAAKSLHVLAFSSKGHLLLNESQGTFDFATWEKVHQHASAICRGTLAGNADDDVSMGEEGGEQGLEKFMRETIEDKVYQDYAWKIDAA